The following are from one region of the Nicotiana tomentosiformis chromosome 7, ASM39032v3, whole genome shotgun sequence genome:
- the LOC138896304 gene encoding uncharacterized protein, translating to MCKVTNVQVEDLKKENETLNLEITVLRRALAAPSHCSEECSKVKIPELKAFSGARSAKELENVLWDMEQYFVVSKIPNGEKVTITSMYLTGDAKLWRRTRMDDDESGGKPKIDTWEKLRKEIKDQFLPSIASWLARDRLKRMRQTEIVHDYIKEFTSLMLDIQNMSEDEKLHNFIYGMQAWA from the coding sequence ATGTGTAAGGTCACAAATGTTCAAGTTGAAGATCTGAAAAAGGAGAATGAAACTCTTAACCTGGAAATTACTGTTCTTCGAAGGGCTTTGGCTGCTCCTAGCCACTGCAGTGAAGAATGTTCTAAGGTAAAGATCCCAGAACTGAAGGCGTTTAGTGGAGCGCGTAGTGCAAAAGAATTGGAGAACGTTTTGTGGGATATGGAGCAATATTTTGTTGTTTCCAAGATTCCAAACGGGGAGAAAGTAACCATAACAAGCATGTACCTAACGGGAGATGCTAAATTATGGCGTAGAACTCGCATGGACGATGACGAAAGTGGGGGAAAACCCAAGATCGATACGTGGGAGAAACTCCGAAAAGAAATAAAGGACCAGTTTTTACCTAGCATTGCTTCTTGGCTTGCTAGGGATCGCTTGAAACGTATGCGGCAAACCGAAATAGTTCATGACTATATTAAGGAATTCACCTCCTTAATGTTGGATATCCAGAACATGTCGGAAGATGAAAAATTGCATAATTTTATTTATGGTATGCAAGCATGGGCATAG
- the LOC104108807 gene encoding uncharacterized protein, with protein MDSYSYAAISSSSSSIPYPQEVKKNKPLPSYHSSLHGVRRLPSKPMTKQPIAPLPPTPPKIYRVEPVNFKEVVQMLTAAPEFQSSSDSSSGSGFSFGSSSSSSSRRLQAVAPPPLDLSPVSLPRNNNIAAEWREFLRPSNNQVESISGDCNDSKNEAQEIKSHITSRIPSENYFGSCSPLTNFPLSPASFAWCCSLLLSPSTLTSPRPVL; from the coding sequence ATGGATTCTTATTCATATGCAGCTATTTCTTCTTCCTCTAGTTCTATTCCATATCCACAAGAAGTAAAGAAAAACAAACCATTACCTTCATATCATTCGTCACTTCATGGAGTTCGTAGGCTCCCATCAAAACCAATGACTAAACAACCGATTGCACCATTGCCACCAACGCCTCCTAAAATCTACAGAGTGGAACCTGTTAATTTCAAGGAAGTCGTCCAAATGTTGACTGCAGCACCTGAGTTTCAATCCAGCTCCGATTCTAGCTCTGGTTCTGGCTTCAGTTTTGGCTCTAGTTCTAGTTCCAGCTCGAGGCGTTTACAAGCTGTGGCTCCTCCTCCACTTGATCTCTCACCAGTTTCATTACCAAGAAACAACAATATTGCTGCAGAATGGCGAGAGTTCCTTCGTCCTTCAAACAACCAAGTTGAATCAATTAGCGGGGACTGTAATGATTCAAAAAATGAAGCACAAGAAATTAAATCACATATAACGTCTCGAATTCCATCTGAAAATTATTTTGGATCATGCAGTCCGCTGACTAATTTCCCTTTATCGCCTGCTTCTTTTGCATGGTGTTGTTCTCTTCTTCTCAGCCCTAGCACTCTTACTTCACCACGCCCCGTTCTTTAG
- the LOC138896305 gene encoding uncharacterized protein, with protein sequence MDSYSYAAISSSSSSSNSIPYQQEVKINKALPSYHSSLHGVRRLPLKPMIKQPIAPLPPTPPKIYRVEPVNFKEVVQMLTAAPEFQSVFNNSSSDSDSSSNNSNSRRLKDVAPPPLDLSPISLPRNSIAAEWREFLRPSSSSNNRAESISAAYNESTIEAQERSHGTPQNPSDNIFGSCSPLANFPLSPASFAWCSSILLSPGTLASPSTVL encoded by the coding sequence ATGGATTCTTATTCATATGCagctatttcttcttcttcttcttcctctaatTCTATTCCATATCAACAAGAAGTAAAGATAAACAAAGCATTACCTTCATACCATTCCTCACTTCATGGAGTTCGTAGGCTCCCATTAAAACCAATGATAAAACAACCAATTGCACCGTTGCCACCAACACCTCCAAAAATCTACCGAGTGGAACCTGTTAATTTCAAGGAAGTTGTTCAAATGCTCACTGCTGCACCTGAGTTTCAATCTGTTTTCAATAATTCGAGCTCTGATTCCGACTCTAGTTCTAATAATTCCAATTCAAGGCGTTTGAAGGATGTGGCTCCTCCTCCACTTGATCTCTCACCAATTTCATTACCAAGAAACAGCATTGCTGCAGAATGGCGAGAGTTCCTTCGCCCTTCTTCCTCCTCAAACAACCGAGCTGAATCAATTAGTGCGGCCTACAATGAGTCAACAATTGAAGCACAAGAAAGATCACATGGAACGCCTCAAAATCCATCAGATAATATTTTTGGATCATGCAGTCCGCTGGCTAATTTCCCTCTATCGCCTGCTTCTTTTGCATGGTGCTCTTCTATTCTTCTGAGCCCTGGCACGCTTGCTTCACCAAGCACCGTTCTCTAG